TCTATCTTTGATTATTTAGAATATAACTTTAGGTACTATTTAGGAAATGAAATTTATGTAACTTTTGAAAATCAAAGAGATTTAGAGAAAAATTAATATGAAAAAGTATAGGAGGAGTTTTTATGAAAAAAGAATTACCATTTTTTAAATATTATCCAGACCCTTTAAAAACAGGAGAGTTTGAAACTGACGAAACAGTAACATGCGAATGTTGTGGAAAAGAAACTGATGTTTATTATACAGGACCTTTTTATTCAGTTGAAGATATTGAATATTTATGTCCAGAATGTATAGCTAATGGAAAAGCAAGTAAAAAATTTGATGGTGATTTTGTATCACTTTATTTTGGAAAAGTTAGTGATGAGGAAAAAATTGATGAGCTAATACATAGAACTCCTAGTTATTGTGGTTGGCAACAAGAGTGTTGGATAACTCATTGTGATGATTTTTGTGCTTTTATTGATTATGTAGGAGCTAAAGAATTAGAAAAAATGGGAGTTTTAGAAGAAGTTATTAAAAATGGAAATCCTGATGATGGAAATGAATGGAGTAAAGAGCAGATAGAAATAATAAAAAATATGGTTAATGGTGGACATGTACAGGGATATTTATTCAGATGTTTACATTGTGGAAAACATTTTTTATATTTTGATGTTGATTGAGGAGAAAGAATTATGAGTTTATTAAAACAAGATTTTTTTACAATAAATAATATCCCTGTAATTTTATGGGGAGAAAAGAGTAATAAAATTATAATAGCAATTCATGGAATGATGTCAAATAAAGCTGATATTCCAATAGAGATACTAGCTAAAATTTCAATAAAATATGGCTATCAAGTTTTAAGTTTTGAT
Above is a window of Fusobacterium mortiferum ATCC 9817 DNA encoding:
- a CDS encoding CbrC family protein — its product is MKKELPFFKYYPDPLKTGEFETDETVTCECCGKETDVYYTGPFYSVEDIEYLCPECIANGKASKKFDGDFVSLYFGKVSDEEKIDELIHRTPSYCGWQQECWITHCDDFCAFIDYVGAKELEKMGVLEEVIKNGNPDDGNEWSKEQIEIIKNMVNGGHVQGYLFRCLHCGKHFLYFDVD